The window TTGAACACATAAATTTTTTGGGCAAGCGTCAAAGAATGACAAATAGATTGGCAGCATACATTATAAGTCAGCTTAAGTAGCTTGAGCAATATGAAAGAAATAGCAAGACAGACAAATGTATCAGTAACAACAGTTATGAGGTTATTTGACAATGTAAATCCTACCAGGAAGATAGAGGATTTTTCTTCTGAGGCGATATGCATAGATAAATTCAAAGGAAATGCAGGTGGAGCTAAATATCAGTGTATAATTGTAGACCCTGTGAAAAAACAGATAGTAGAAATTTTAAGAGACAGAAGACAAGATGTTTTGATTGAATATTTTAAAGGGTTACAAGGAAGGGATAAAGTAAAGTATTTCATATTGTGATATGTGGAAACAATTTGTGGAGATAGCAAAGATATATTTTAAAAATGCGAAGATAGTAATAGACAAATTTCATTTTATAAGGTATGTTTATTGGGCGACAGAAGGAGTAAGGAAAAGAGTGCAGAAAGAAATAGAAGATAATTTGAGGAAATATTTCAAGGGGAGCAGGAAATTATTGTTAAAGTCTTATGAAGAACTTACAGCAGAGCAAAGAGAAGAGTTAGAAGTGATGTTTTGGTACAGTAGAGATTTAAGGAAAGCGCATAGACTGAAGGAAGAATTCAAGAAAGTTTTAGAAAGCAGTAATTCAGCAGAAGCAAAAGTTGAATTAAAAAAGTGGATAGAGGCGGCAGAGAGAAGTGGTCTTTGTGAATTTTGCAGATGCATAAAGGTTTTTAGGAACTGGTTTTCAGAGATAGTAAATTTTTTTGATGTTCCATATACAAATAGTGTAACAGAAGGTTTTAACAATAAGATAAAAGTTTTAAAGAGAAATGCATATGGGTATAGAAATTTTGAGAGATTTAGAAAGAGGACATTATATAGTTGTGGTAGTTAGGATAAAGTAAAGAGAATAATTAAAACTCACAAAAGTAGCGGGTAAAGGTAGGATTGAGTTTTTAAAATTGCTTACCTGTAATAGGCATATATTACAATTAATGCTTGGTTGATAAAACTGAAAAAGGTGGGCATTCAGAATACCCACCCCAACTCTTGACAAAGAGCCTGAAAAATAAGGTAAAATATAATTAAAATGTAGTTATTCAAGCAAGAGTGTAAGGTTGGGATTTTTAATGTTTAGTAGAAAGAAGATAGCTTACTTTAGCTTTTTTATACCCCTGGTAACTACCATTACAATAATATTGATGCTGATTTTGAACACACAAAAAAACATTCAAGAAAGCATAATGATTGTCAATGATGAAACAAATATTAAAACTGAGCTGAGATTTATTAGTTCATGGGGGGGTGTTGACCCTTATGCTGACACACTTTCATTTGTTTTGAATAAGTTCCAAGAAGAGAATAAGGATATTATGGTTGTTAATGAGTCTTTATTTGGTGATGACTTTTTGTTAAAACTCCAAACTGATTTTGCTTCAGGAAACTCTCCTGATGTTTTTGGTCTTTTCCCAGGATCTGTTAGGGATATATTGATTAAAAACGATAAAATTGCTGAATTAACAGATGTGCTAAAAAGTGATAGAAAGTGGTATGAAGGTTTTTATCCTGATATGTGGAAATATGTTATGTGGAATGGGAAAATTTATGGCCTCCCCTTTGAGACAATTGTTGAGTGTCTTTTTGTAAACAAGGACATATTTGAAAAATATCATTTGAAAGTACCTCAAAATTTTACTCAACTCAAGGACGTGTGTAAAAAACTCAGGGCCAAAGGGATCATTCCCATTGCTTTCAATGCTCAGCCAGAAGGTACGTACATATATCAAAACTTAGTAGTTGCAATTGGGACAAAGCAAGAAGTGGAAAACCCTTTAAAAGGTCATAAGATATCACCATCTTACATAAAAGCGCTGGATTACTTAAA is drawn from Caldicellulosiruptor naganoensis and contains these coding sequences:
- a CDS encoding ABC transporter substrate-binding protein, whose protein sequence is MFSRKKIAYFSFFIPLVTTITIILMLILNTQKNIQESIMIVNDETNIKTELRFISSWGGVDPYADTLSFVLNKFQEENKDIMVVNESLFGDDFLLKLQTDFASGNSPDVFGLFPGSVRDILIKNDKIAELTDVLKSDRKWYEGFYPDMWKYVMWNGKIYGLPFETIVECLFVNKDIFEKYHLKVPQNFTQLKDVCKKLRAKGIIPIAFNAQPEGTYIYQNLVVAIGTKQEVENPLKGHKISPSYIKALDYLKELYKIGAFPDNYYTLTSKQRNDLFLSKKAAMIVQGSWFISKCDPKTVDIYFFPQVISGGKRQLIYGLGGGTFYMSASCWKDAKKRDAAIRLLKYLTSEKTARIFVERTGLIPNVKITNPPKITNPLRAKAEGLIKNADVLVSPPDHFIDRTIWDEVVTKNIPYVLNDKITPEQFWAKAILAWEENMKKLGE